One Brevibacillus choshinensis genomic window carries:
- a CDS encoding M48 family metallopeptidase gives MDKHQIVYANQTIEFEIERKKVKNVNLNIKPDMTIMVSASEKVPLSFIYDFVKSKGAWILKNVKTFENVQPYKQSEREYVSGESYKYLGKQYRLRVEITTEEERVKYYRGFIILMVRDPNDYARKAKLMDDWYREKALKVFEKSLYKQYPLVQKYGIKKPKIDLRLMKARWGSALIDSDTILLNSELIKAPKHCIDYVVLHELIHFQFNDHKDSFYNMLFSLMPDWEKRKAILDDEIVREL, from the coding sequence ATGGATAAACATCAGATTGTATACGCCAATCAAACAATCGAGTTTGAGATAGAACGAAAGAAAGTAAAGAACGTGAATCTCAATATTAAACCTGATATGACGATTATGGTGTCTGCTTCGGAGAAAGTCCCACTAAGTTTTATTTATGATTTTGTGAAAAGTAAAGGTGCTTGGATCTTAAAAAACGTAAAAACCTTTGAAAATGTACAGCCATACAAACAAAGTGAACGAGAATATGTTAGCGGGGAATCGTACAAATATTTAGGTAAGCAGTATCGTTTACGTGTGGAAATTACAACCGAAGAAGAACGGGTTAAGTATTATCGGGGTTTTATTATCTTGATGGTGCGGGATCCGAATGATTACGCTCGAAAAGCCAAATTGATGGATGATTGGTATCGAGAGAAGGCACTTAAAGTATTTGAAAAGTCATTATATAAGCAGTATCCATTGGTACAAAAATATGGAATAAAAAAACCGAAAATTGATCTTCGTCTCATGAAAGCACGGTGGGGCTCGGCACTTATTGATTCGGACACTATTTTGCTTAATTCTGAGTTGATAAAAGCTCCTAAGCATTGTATTGATTATGTGGTATTGCACGAGTTAATTCACTTTCAATTCAACGACCATAAGGATAGTTTCTACAATATGCTCTTTTCGTTAATGCCAGATTGGGAAAAGCGAAAAGCAATTCTAGATGATGAAATTGTGAGGGAACTGTAA
- a CDS encoding ParM/StbA family protein — protein MNNKFQIAIDAGKHFIKSIMKEGEVIHRVLFRNKVQEVDSLGAELSPNSYKIQFEGKTYLLGDMLPEERTSFDLSKNSFEHILSIYVAITQLLLKSKQSIGLANIYLAVNIPVSLYKNEEHKFAFQEAIRRNGEPICIAVSGKTFAFKLQSVLLLPEAIGPTYLNTNEFRNKKILVMDIGSLNTSFMEIDRLVPKFDRMVSSNLGVNVMRARLADTLTTKYGINITDDDCEIIFRDKYLIIAGQKREDSREIIEKLFSEHVAEIVNFAKSRKISFNNLEILLVGEEAYY, from the coding sequence ATGAATAACAAGTTTCAAATTGCCATTGATGCAGGAAAACATTTTATTAAATCCATTATGAAAGAAGGAGAGGTAATTCACCGAGTCCTTTTTCGGAACAAAGTTCAAGAGGTAGATAGCCTTGGAGCTGAGCTTTCACCGAATTCGTACAAGATTCAATTTGAGGGTAAAACCTATTTGCTAGGGGACATGCTCCCAGAAGAGCGAACATCCTTTGATCTGTCAAAGAACTCCTTCGAACATATCCTGAGTATTTATGTAGCCATCACTCAGTTGTTGTTGAAATCAAAACAGTCAATCGGACTGGCAAATATCTACCTAGCCGTAAACATCCCCGTTAGTCTTTACAAGAATGAGGAGCATAAGTTTGCTTTCCAGGAAGCCATTAGACGAAATGGAGAGCCAATCTGTATTGCCGTAAGTGGTAAAACCTTTGCCTTTAAACTGCAGTCTGTTTTATTGCTACCAGAAGCGATTGGTCCGACCTACCTTAACACGAATGAATTTAGAAACAAAAAGATTCTTGTAATGGACATTGGAAGTCTTAATACAAGCTTCATGGAGATTGACCGACTTGTGCCTAAATTTGATCGAATGGTTTCCTCAAACCTAGGAGTAAATGTGATGAGAGCCAGGCTTGCAGATACGCTCACTACAAAATACGGAATTAACATTACTGATGATGACTGCGAAATAATTTTCAGAGATAAGTATTTGATTATTGCTGGCCAAAAACGAGAAGATAGCCGTGAAATAATCGAAAAATTGTTCTCAGAGCATGTAGCTGAGATCGTTAATTTTGCAAAGAGCAGAAAAATATCGTTTAACAACTTGGAAATTTTACTTGTTGGGGAGGAAGCCTATTATTGA
- a CDS encoding type I restriction-modification system subunit M gives MSEQVTSQQINTVLWQAADTFRGKIDSSTYKDYILTMLFIKYLSDSYKEHVEEYTKRYDGDKQRIERALARERFVLDELSTFDYLYSKRTDPEIGEIINKALERLENENTGKLRGVFRNIDFNSEATLGKAKERNAMLRALLEDFNKLTLKPSVVGSEDVIGDAYQFMIERFASDAGKKGGEFFTPSMVSELLARLVKPNENDRIYDPTCGSGSLLIKVANQVPNKKVAIYGQERNGQTHSLALMNMYLHGIDDAKIEWGDTLSNPLHLEDGKLMKHSVIVANPPFSLDKWAMGFAGEGNTDEKFKMEASLDQHRRFEWGVPPASKGDYAFVQHMLYSLAENGRMATILPHGVLFRGSSEEKIRQQIIEMNLLDAVIGLPEGLFFGTSIPACIMVFKKDRKRKDVLFIDASSEENYEKGKNQNKLREEDLQRIMATYEKYEAIDKYSYVSTVEEIRENDYNLNIPRYVDTFEEEEQVDMEKLKENIENIKRELQEVELQMEKYLKELGL, from the coding sequence ATGAGTGAACAAGTCACTTCACAACAGATAAATACAGTTTTATGGCAAGCGGCCGATACATTTAGAGGAAAAATTGATTCCAGTACATACAAGGATTACATCCTGACGATGCTGTTTATCAAGTATTTGAGTGATTCGTATAAAGAGCACGTGGAGGAATATACAAAGCGTTATGACGGGGACAAACAACGCATTGAACGTGCTTTAGCCAGGGAGCGTTTCGTGTTAGATGAGTTATCTACTTTTGATTATCTGTATAGCAAACGAACTGATCCTGAAATTGGTGAGATTATCAATAAAGCGTTGGAACGTTTGGAGAACGAGAACACGGGGAAACTACGTGGTGTATTTCGCAATATCGACTTTAATAGCGAAGCAACACTTGGTAAAGCGAAAGAAAGAAATGCGATGCTCAGAGCATTATTGGAGGATTTCAATAAACTTACTCTGAAGCCTTCAGTTGTTGGAAGCGAAGATGTAATCGGTGATGCTTATCAATTTATGATCGAACGCTTCGCATCAGATGCAGGGAAGAAGGGTGGAGAATTCTTTACACCATCAATGGTATCGGAACTTCTCGCTCGATTGGTTAAGCCAAACGAAAACGATCGTATCTATGACCCAACTTGTGGATCAGGCTCCCTGCTGATTAAGGTAGCGAATCAAGTGCCGAATAAAAAAGTCGCCATCTATGGTCAAGAACGAAATGGACAAACGCACTCATTAGCTCTTATGAACATGTACCTGCATGGAATTGATGATGCAAAGATTGAGTGGGGAGATACCTTGTCGAATCCTCTTCATTTAGAAGATGGAAAGTTGATGAAGCATTCAGTGATCGTTGCCAATCCACCCTTTTCTCTGGATAAATGGGCAATGGGTTTTGCTGGTGAAGGAAATACAGACGAGAAATTTAAGATGGAAGCAAGCCTGGATCAGCATAGAAGATTTGAGTGGGGCGTACCACCTGCGTCCAAAGGCGATTATGCGTTTGTTCAACACATGCTATACTCTTTAGCTGAAAATGGTCGTATGGCAACTATCCTGCCTCATGGGGTTCTATTTCGTGGATCAAGTGAAGAGAAGATTCGTCAGCAAATTATCGAAATGAACCTCTTAGATGCCGTAATAGGGCTTCCAGAAGGACTCTTTTTCGGTACAAGTATCCCAGCTTGTATTATGGTTTTCAAGAAAGATCGTAAGCGTAAAGATGTACTATTCATTGATGCCTCAAGTGAAGAGAATTATGAAAAGGGTAAGAATCAGAACAAGTTGCGTGAAGAAGATCTGCAACGAATCATGGCAACGTATGAGAAATATGAAGCCATTGATAAATATTCGTATGTTTCTACTGTTGAAGAGATCAGAGAGAATGATTATAACCTGAATATTCCACGTTATGTTGATACATTTGAGGAAGAAGAGCAGGTTGATATGGAAAAACTTAAAGAGAATATTGAGAATATAAAGCGGGAGCTACAAGAGGTTGAGTTGCAGATGGAAAAGTATCTCAAAGAGCTTGGACTGTAG
- a CDS encoding GNAT family N-acetyltransferase has protein sequence MIYLETVNDPISQENVQIHKSILNSHPSYNLVVVGKEFLTDEGIMTETSENLKMGEKTLHIKQDDECIGIITYLPESQHVKHTWIGLFAIHKNDEGGGVGTKAWGLFEQILLEQSINRVRLLVQNGNDRGASFWSKNGFVKINSQMDEHKNMVDVLGKQLS, from the coding sequence ATGATCTACTTAGAAACGGTGAACGATCCTATTTCGCAGGAGAATGTTCAAATCCACAAATCCATTTTGAACTCTCATCCTTCGTATAATCTAGTCGTCGTTGGCAAGGAGTTTTTAACTGATGAAGGTATCATGACAGAGACCTCTGAAAACTTGAAAATGGGTGAAAAGACGCTGCACATAAAACAGGATGATGAGTGCATAGGAATCATCACTTATCTTCCTGAGAGTCAGCATGTCAAACATACCTGGATCGGCTTGTTTGCCATTCATAAAAATGATGAAGGGGGAGGCGTGGGGACAAAGGCATGGGGATTATTTGAGCAAATTCTACTAGAACAATCCATTAACCGTGTGAGACTCTTGGTTCAAAATGGAAACGATCGGGGTGCCTCTTTCTGGAGCAAAAATGGGTTCGTGAAAATAAATAGCCAGATGGATGAACATAAAAATATGGTTGATGTTTTGGGAAAGCAACTCTCGTAA
- a CDS encoding type I restriction enzyme endonuclease domain-containing protein — translation MKEHTLLQAIARVNRLYDGKDYGFIIDYRGLLDRLDQALEMYSGAGLENFDPKDLQGAIYDVISVIGSLRQYHSDLLQIFAPIKNKQDTEEYEVWLEDEERRQEFYGVLSKFGQNLGIALESEKIYNALPQEELKKYKKDLKFFQELRKAVKLRYSDTIDHKEYEAKMQNLMDHYISAEEVIRITNPVDILNEKAFEEELERLESKRAKADAIRTRLTKSINTKWDENPAYYKKFSERIKEAIDAYKQQRISEAEYLQRMNDLKKEYQQGEPVENYPDSIKKNANAQAFYGVTKDIMREQKMSEELLAELALKMEDIIRAYTKVDWHDNMEVHNRIAQELDDLIFDFTKEHKVNLDFDQVDKIIEQIKTVALRRY, via the coding sequence ATGAAAGAACATACTCTACTACAGGCCATAGCCAGGGTTAATCGCTTGTATGATGGTAAGGACTATGGTTTTATAATCGATTACAGAGGGTTGTTGGATCGACTCGATCAAGCTCTGGAAATGTACTCAGGTGCAGGTCTGGAGAACTTTGATCCGAAAGATTTACAAGGAGCTATATACGATGTAATTAGTGTTATTGGTTCATTGAGGCAATATCACTCCGACTTACTTCAAATTTTTGCTCCAATCAAAAACAAACAGGATACGGAAGAATATGAGGTGTGGTTGGAAGATGAGGAGCGTAGGCAAGAGTTTTACGGAGTCCTCTCTAAATTTGGACAAAATCTTGGTATCGCATTAGAGTCTGAAAAGATCTATAATGCTTTGCCACAAGAGGAATTGAAAAAGTATAAGAAGGATTTGAAGTTCTTTCAAGAACTTCGGAAAGCGGTAAAGCTACGGTATTCTGATACGATTGACCATAAAGAATATGAAGCAAAAATGCAGAATCTTATGGATCATTATATCTCTGCAGAAGAAGTCATTCGTATCACTAACCCAGTAGATATACTCAATGAAAAAGCATTTGAAGAAGAACTGGAGCGGTTAGAATCGAAACGTGCTAAAGCAGATGCGATTCGTACTCGTCTTACAAAAAGTATCAATACTAAATGGGATGAGAACCCCGCATACTACAAGAAGTTTTCCGAACGGATAAAGGAAGCAATCGATGCTTACAAGCAACAACGTATTTCTGAGGCTGAGTATTTGCAAAGAATGAATGATCTCAAAAAGGAATACCAGCAAGGAGAGCCCGTAGAAAATTATCCCGATAGCATCAAGAAAAATGCAAATGCTCAGGCTTTCTATGGGGTGACGAAAGACATCATGAGAGAGCAAAAGATGAGCGAAGAATTATTAGCTGAATTAGCATTGAAAATGGAAGATATTATTCGTGCTTACACCAAGGTGGATTGGCATGATAACATGGAAGTACACAATCGGATTGCCCAGGAATTAGATGACCTTATCTTTGATTTTACGAAAGAGCATAAAGTGAACCTGGATTTTGATCAAGTGGATAAGATTATTGAGCAAATAAAGACGGTAGCTTTGCGACGTTATTAG
- a CDS encoding serine/threonine-protein kinase: MIKVSNTLEIHEYIAKQRCNCKGFYHFKFSKVDKENDQFIDTVTVECSNCHIQRDYIFNITKSINGGSLEFAQRVKETWKIPNSGPYLSDNKLQINEYKENNTFLPFGEIAGRYKIIGEKNGSMGKIYLCTDQRDKSIQLVVCKTLDLKPETIDVTLLKNEAETWLKLSYHQNIVNLLNVVVESNNRLILVMEAINPFSKIVTLEDWVRKSKNKTNEIKINMFRDIIQGMLYCRYKIPNFIHGDLKPENLFIDYYGNLKIGDFGLSGTTTADLFRSHGISTKLYLAPECFDGNPKSEKSDIYSFGLIMYEVLTGKHPFNNYYNEDDLINRHKNYTMRPLTFVPHWISSIILKCLQKDPNNRPTFLELSEVFNENDVEICRTNNADNNNVANVNIASSLINIGNHKEAFDLLLQTGIELEGVGINLAVILSREGIVDMADMIYEKLLSQVDVPIEAYLNFSTHLLRHYFNEDKKLEQAIGYCDEVLKRNKFDLQALINKSALLNSMGKFNESEKISLFAKSIYPRNPHVLFEFATSNFFLGKRGKALYSVNRILLIDPLFSEAIKLKQMIENEWQEKKQEKRQEKKQEK; this comes from the coding sequence TTGATTAAAGTATCCAATACTTTAGAAATACATGAGTACATAGCGAAACAAAGGTGTAATTGCAAAGGGTTCTACCATTTCAAATTTTCGAAAGTTGATAAGGAAAATGATCAATTCATTGATACAGTAACAGTTGAGTGTTCGAATTGTCATATTCAACGAGATTACATTTTTAATATCACGAAATCTATAAACGGAGGTTCACTTGAATTTGCTCAAAGGGTAAAAGAAACCTGGAAAATACCAAACAGTGGCCCTTACCTAAGTGATAATAAATTACAGATAAATGAGTATAAAGAAAATAATACGTTCTTGCCATTTGGTGAAATTGCCGGTAGGTACAAAATTATTGGTGAGAAGAATGGAAGCATGGGGAAAATTTATTTGTGTACTGATCAAAGGGATAAATCCATTCAATTAGTAGTTTGTAAAACTTTAGATCTTAAACCAGAAACCATAGACGTAACCCTACTAAAAAATGAGGCGGAAACATGGTTGAAACTTTCGTATCATCAAAACATAGTGAACCTGCTAAATGTTGTGGTTGAAAGTAATAATCGACTAATCTTAGTAATGGAAGCAATCAACCCTTTTTCCAAAATAGTTACACTAGAAGACTGGGTTAGAAAAAGCAAGAATAAAACTAATGAAATAAAAATCAATATGTTTAGAGATATTATTCAAGGTATGCTCTATTGCCGGTACAAGATACCAAATTTTATACACGGTGATTTAAAACCAGAGAATTTATTCATTGATTATTATGGGAACCTAAAAATAGGTGATTTTGGGTTGTCTGGAACTACAACTGCAGATCTATTTAGATCTCATGGAATTTCAACGAAGCTATACTTAGCACCAGAATGTTTTGATGGCAACCCTAAGTCTGAGAAGTCAGATATCTACTCTTTTGGTCTCATCATGTATGAGGTCCTTACAGGGAAGCATCCTTTTAATAATTATTATAATGAGGATGATTTAATAAATAGACATAAAAATTACACAATGCGGCCTTTAACATTTGTTCCACATTGGATATCTTCAATTATTCTTAAATGTTTGCAAAAGGATCCAAATAATAGACCTACGTTTTTAGAACTTTCTGAGGTTTTTAATGAAAATGACGTTGAAATCTGTCGCACTAATAATGCAGACAACAACAATGTTGCTAACGTAAACATTGCGTCATCCCTAATTAATATTGGAAATCACAAAGAAGCTTTTGACTTATTATTACAAACGGGAATTGAATTGGAAGGAGTAGGGATTAATCTTGCAGTTATATTATCACGAGAAGGAATAGTTGACATGGCTGACATGATTTACGAGAAACTATTATCCCAAGTTGATGTTCCTATTGAAGCATATTTAAACTTTTCAACCCATTTATTAAGACACTATTTCAATGAGGATAAAAAATTGGAGCAAGCTATTGGTTACTGTGATGAAGTTTTAAAACGAAATAAATTTGATTTGCAGGCTCTAATAAATAAATCAGCTTTACTCAATAGTATGGGTAAGTTTAATGAGAGTGAGAAAATTTCGTTGTTTGCAAAGAGCATTTACCCCAGAAACCCACATGTTCTATTTGAATTTGCTACTTCTAATTTTTTCTTGGGGAAAAGAGGGAAGGCTCTATATTCAGTTAATCGAATACTATTGATTGATCCTTTATTTTCAGAAGCAATAAAGTTGAAACAGATGATAGAAAACGAATGGCAAGAGAAAAAGCAAGAAAAAAGGCAAGAAAAAAAGCAAGAGAAATGA
- a CDS encoding four helix bundle protein, with protein MKKIRELQDRDVRTLLLYEKVMDWVVRIREITQSFRYQESEGWSKKIWKSSVMVPALIARGNSQFYLAVERESYRNALNKTKETQALLEKAFESGYMSQATFEALNEGTVEIIKMTMKMMNKVKIEIEGKQKHA; from the coding sequence ATGAAGAAAATTAGAGAACTACAAGATCGGGATGTAAGAACGTTGTTGCTTTATGAGAAGGTGATGGATTGGGTTGTACGGATTAGAGAGATCACCCAATCATTTCGTTATCAGGAGTCGGAGGGATGGTCCAAGAAGATATGGAAAAGCAGTGTGATGGTTCCAGCTCTAATCGCACGAGGCAACTCGCAGTTCTATTTGGCCGTAGAGCGGGAGTCGTATCGAAATGCGTTAAACAAAACGAAAGAGACTCAAGCATTACTTGAAAAAGCGTTCGAATCTGGATATATGAGTCAAGCTACTTTTGAAGCACTAAATGAGGGAACGGTGGAAATTATTAAAATGACGATGAAAATGATGAACAAAGTGAAAATCGAAATCGAAGGGAAGCAGAAACATGCATAA
- a CDS encoding four helix bundle protein: protein MRKIRELQDRDVRKLVVYQKSLDLVKEISIIKEALPWREKNILGDQIWRSATSISGNISEGATQVFFAVYFKHLSSALGSCGETCTWLEILSQCGYIDKTTFDALYEKVIEIRRILLAIMKKILVEIQDEKEVA from the coding sequence ATGCGGAAGATCAGGGAGTTGCAAGATAGAGATGTTAGGAAACTGGTGGTATATCAAAAATCTTTAGATTTGGTGAAGGAAATCAGTATCATCAAGGAAGCATTACCTTGGCGGGAGAAGAATATACTTGGGGACCAAATTTGGAGATCGGCGACCTCAATATCTGGAAATATTAGTGAGGGAGCAACACAAGTTTTTTTTGCAGTCTATTTCAAACACTTAAGTTCAGCACTTGGTTCATGTGGAGAGACTTGTACCTGGTTAGAGATTCTATCCCAATGTGGATATATTGATAAGACTACTTTTGATGCTTTGTATGAAAAAGTGATAGAGATTCGTAGAATACTTCTGGCCATCATGAAAAAGATATTAGTAGAGATTCAGGACGAGAAAGAAGTGGCTTGA
- a CDS encoding restriction endonuclease subunit S: MDKIGTVKKLKDNTSTFNEWKIRRLSEIIESLDSGVSVNSTDSPIASGEFGVLKTSAVSNGYFHIKENKKILDDELGRARLNPKKGAILISRANTPELVGEVGYVDKDYENLYLSDKIWQATYKVKVDGKWLANILSSPSVKNRIKVLATGTSNSMKNISKENFLSLEIPFPKYEEQQELASILSTWDKAIELKEKLIEQKKEQKKGLMQKLLTGKVRLSGFNEKWVEAKLGDLLIERKEIGYNDLELLAITSLRGIVRRTEVDIKDNSSEDKSKYKRIMPLDIGYNTMRMWQGVSGVSKYEGIVSPAYTILKPTNRVNSHFVGYLFKLPHTINLFRRYSQGLVDDTLNLKYENLKVIKVIIPQDVSEQKAIAEVLLYHDQHIELIENELEFLKQQKKGLIQLLLTGKVRVKV, from the coding sequence ATGGATAAAATAGGAACTGTGAAAAAACTTAAAGATAATACTTCCACATTTAACGAATGGAAGATACGCCGATTGAGTGAAATAATTGAATCGTTAGATTCAGGGGTTAGTGTTAATTCCACAGATTCCCCAATTGCAAGTGGAGAGTTTGGTGTATTAAAAACAAGTGCAGTATCAAACGGATATTTTCACATAAAAGAAAATAAAAAAATATTGGATGATGAATTGGGAAGGGCAAGGTTGAATCCCAAAAAAGGGGCAATACTAATAAGTCGAGCTAATACTCCTGAATTGGTAGGTGAGGTTGGGTACGTAGATAAAGATTATGAAAATCTCTATTTGTCGGATAAAATTTGGCAAGCTACTTATAAAGTGAAGGTAGACGGAAAATGGCTGGCAAATATATTATCATCTCCAAGTGTAAAAAATAGAATAAAAGTATTAGCTACAGGTACGAGTAATAGTATGAAAAATATATCGAAAGAAAACTTTTTATCTTTGGAGATACCATTCCCTAAATATGAAGAACAACAAGAACTCGCATCAATCCTCTCCACCTGGGACAAAGCAATTGAGCTAAAAGAAAAGTTGATTGAGCAGAAAAAAGAGCAGAAAAAAGGGTTAATGCAGAAGCTGTTGACGGGGAAGGTTAGATTGTCAGGGTTTAATGAAAAATGGGTAGAAGCCAAGTTGGGTGATTTGTTAATTGAAAGAAAAGAGATTGGATATAATGATCTTGAGTTATTGGCTATTACCTCTTTGAGAGGTATAGTGCGACGTACTGAAGTTGATATTAAGGATAATTCAAGTGAAGATAAATCAAAGTACAAACGAATAATGCCTTTGGATATTGGCTACAACACAATGCGAATGTGGCAAGGTGTATCTGGTGTTTCCAAGTATGAAGGGATAGTAAGTCCCGCATATACTATTTTGAAGCCTACTAACCGAGTAAATTCTCATTTTGTGGGCTATCTATTTAAACTCCCTCACACAATTAACCTCTTTAGAAGATATTCCCAGGGTTTAGTTGATGATACTTTGAACCTAAAATATGAGAATTTAAAAGTAATTAAGGTAATAATTCCGCAGGACGTAAGCGAGCAAAAGGCTATTGCAGAAGTATTACTCTATCACGATCAACACATAGAGCTTATCGAAAATGAACTTGAGTTTCTTAAACAACAAAAAAAGGGACTTATACAACTCTTGTTAACAGGAAAAGTGCGGGTAAAGGTCTAA
- the katG gene encoding catalase/peroxidase HPI produces MDSMATANTGKCPFSHGSTTSHHPSATSNKHWWPNQLNLNILHQHDRKSNPMGEDFDYTEEFKKLDYQALKQDLYDLMTNSQDWWPADYGHYGPLFIRMAWHSAGTYRTGDGRGGAGTGTQRFAPLNSWPDNGNLDKARRLLWPIKQKYGNKISWADLLILAGNAAIESMGGKTIGFGGGRADVWHPEEDIYWGAEKVWLDDKRYTGDRELENPLAAVQMGLIYVNPEGPNGNPDPLASARDIRETFKRMGMDDEETVALVAGGHTFGKAHGEGDAALVGPEPEAAPVEAMGLGWLSTHGSGKGRDAITSGIEGAWTANPTKWDNGFFETLFGYEWELTKSPAGAHQWAPVNPAEEHLAPDAEDASVRVPTMMTTADMALRVDPAYEKISRRFYENPDEFADVFARAWFKLTHRDMGPRARYLGPEVPEEDFIWQDPVPAADYELTDADVAELKTRILDSGLTVSELVTTAWASASTFRGSDMRGGANGARIRLAPQNEWEVNEPNQLAKVLRILGVIQEDFGKKVSMADLIVLGGSAAVELAAKEAGFDVTVPFVPGRGDATQEQTDAESFAVLEPVADGFRNYQKKQYSVSPAELLVDKAQLLTLTAPEMTALVGGMRVLGTNHGGTKHGVFTDRVGTLTNDFFVNLLDMGVQWKPVDGGAFEGRDRKTGEVVRTATAVDLVFGSNSVLRAIAEVYAQDDNKEKFVRDFVAAWVKVMNADRFDLK; encoded by the coding sequence ATGGACTCTATGGCAACAGCTAACACTGGAAAGTGCCCGTTTTCGCATGGTAGCACTACCAGTCACCATCCTAGTGCTACGTCGAATAAGCACTGGTGGCCCAACCAGTTGAACTTGAACATTCTGCATCAGCATGACAGAAAATCGAACCCGATGGGCGAAGACTTCGATTATACAGAAGAATTCAAAAAGTTGGACTACCAGGCTCTGAAGCAGGATCTTTACGATCTCATGACAAACAGCCAGGATTGGTGGCCTGCAGACTACGGGCATTACGGTCCATTGTTTATCCGTATGGCTTGGCACTCCGCTGGTACATATCGTACAGGCGACGGCCGTGGTGGTGCTGGAACCGGCACACAGCGTTTTGCTCCGCTTAACAGCTGGCCAGACAACGGCAACCTCGATAAAGCTCGCAGACTGCTGTGGCCGATCAAGCAAAAGTATGGCAACAAGATTTCTTGGGCCGACTTGCTCATTCTAGCAGGTAACGCCGCTATTGAATCCATGGGCGGCAAGACAATCGGTTTTGGAGGCGGACGCGCGGACGTTTGGCATCCGGAAGAAGACATTTACTGGGGTGCTGAAAAGGTATGGCTCGATGATAAGCGTTATACCGGCGACCGTGAGCTGGAGAATCCGCTCGCTGCTGTTCAGATGGGTCTTATCTATGTGAACCCTGAAGGTCCGAACGGGAACCCGGATCCGCTTGCAAGTGCTCGCGACATTCGCGAAACCTTCAAACGCATGGGAATGGATGATGAAGAAACCGTTGCACTCGTGGCAGGCGGCCATACGTTTGGTAAGGCGCACGGCGAAGGAGATGCAGCTCTTGTCGGCCCAGAGCCGGAAGCTGCTCCTGTTGAAGCAATGGGCTTAGGTTGGCTGAGCACGCACGGTTCCGGTAAAGGCCGGGACGCCATCACCAGCGGTATTGAAGGTGCTTGGACTGCGAATCCGACTAAGTGGGATAACGGCTTCTTTGAAACACTGTTCGGGTATGAATGGGAGCTGACCAAGAGCCCGGCAGGTGCACATCAGTGGGCTCCAGTAAATCCTGCTGAAGAGCATCTCGCACCAGATGCAGAAGATGCATCCGTCCGTGTTCCAACGATGATGACCACTGCGGATATGGCGCTGCGTGTGGATCCCGCATACGAAAAGATTTCCCGTCGTTTCTATGAGAATCCAGACGAGTTTGCCGATGTATTTGCTCGTGCATGGTTCAAGCTTACTCACCGTGACATGGGGCCTCGCGCAAGATATCTAGGCCCGGAAGTACCGGAAGAAGATTTTATCTGGCAAGATCCTGTACCCGCTGCTGATTATGAATTGACCGATGCAGATGTAGCAGAGCTGAAAACACGGATCCTTGACTCGGGACTTACCGTCAGTGAGCTGGTAACGACGGCTTGGGCTTCCGCTAGTACCTTCCGCGGCTCGGATATGCGCGGCGGCGCCAATGGTGCTCGCATCCGTCTGGCTCCACAAAACGAGTGGGAAGTGAATGAGCCAAACCAGCTTGCAAAAGTGCTGAGAATCCTGGGAGTCATTCAAGAGGACTTTGGGAAGAAAGTCAGCATGGCGGATTTGATTGTGCTCGGCGGTAGTGCCGCAGTAGAATTAGCTGCAAAAGAGGCAGGCTTTGATGTTACGGTTCCTTTTGTTCCTGGACGCGGCGATGCAACACAAGAGCAAACGGATGCAGAGAGCTTTGCCGTACTCGAACCGGTGGCAGATGGTTTCCGGAACTACCAGAAGAAGCAGTATAGCGTAAGTCCTGCGGAGCTCCTCGTAGACAAAGCGCAGCTGCTGACTCTCACAGCACCAGAAATGACTGCGCTTGTGGGCGGAATGCGTGTTCTGGGTACCAACCACGGTGGCACAAAGCATGGCGTATTCACGGATCGTGTAGGCACACTCACGAACGACTTCTTTGTGAACCTGCTGGATATGGGAGTACAGTGGAAGCCTGTAGACGGAGGCGCATTTGAAGGACGTGATCGCAAGACGGGTGAAGTCGTGCGCACAGCGACTGCTGTCGACCTCGTGTTCGGTTCCAACTCTGTTCTGCGTGCCATTGCAGAAGTTTATGCGCAGGACGATAACAAAGAAAAGTTTGTGCGTGACTTTGTAGCTGCTTGGGTCAAGGTAATGAATGCAGATCGTTTCGACCTGAAATAA